A part of Primulina eburnea isolate SZY01 chromosome 10, ASM2296580v1, whole genome shotgun sequence genomic DNA contains:
- the LOC140803824 gene encoding TPR repeat-containing protein ZIP4-like — protein MRISENSTPDLRHGIASATAAAVDSDHSRALSKIESLINSLERHPPTQPLLDSFSSDLKLALALISQLAPFPNSTKILVWKLSYRLWNVCVDLSNASAAKISEEHAKLRQLAADLLFLNSDVEGIPSPAIKVALFFYKTGLIWHDLKKFDSAEHCYEKATDLVSKIEIHSMSDCDEQKLLLDLNLARSRAAWEISDSNLAITLLNRSKNVLFGIAGNYNALANQYLTFGKMLLSKNEASTVNQSLKLMNDALELCEKGLRVVKRTEETLNLKELRLKTLRFIAAAHLQGDEFESVLKCVKVLKEVGSDGDHHPSLSVLAMKAWLGLGRYGEAEKELRGMVLNKGIPEGVWLSAVDSYFQAAGTAGTETVKGVFLGLLERCHVSAGAAVRVINRIVGKGVTGVEGMKVRAKVVGELVADERVVALFQGEGAAKERTTMHALLWNCATDFFRSKDCLFSADMFEKALLYVPHGIENRILRAKGFRVLCLCYLGLLQLDRAEEYINEAERLEPNIASAFLKFKIFLQKKDHNSAITLVQSMPNCLDFSTDFLSLVAHEAISCRSFSVATASLSQLLNFHFSGKPMQTSEVVVFRTLVTILSQDQANYSDILKHMKRVHARQSEIGFDRFFGSGEVGKREKSWFAANAWNCGVRTGQEKNYELSAEFFRLASELYGIPEDGKAESNDAMLCKSIILTVSAIIADEKHKNGTLLEAEVRETISLLARAGKMLMSTSGTMRKSDDYVADAIEPNFFFLYTWSAFHLHSRLSDTGNQQLLLVKNFATSKSCDPKQLLQIGYEASQGSQFNPEVSMFALNACLSSLLVSPSPDYQTVAIVLRKLICVSTICKGESDDDSTFEMYKQAYRIMVGLKEGEYPIEEAKWLATTAWNRAALPLKMGHVDSGKKWMSLGLELATKYSEMHGYRACMEEYIASFETFNGGDDGERSMMAS, from the exons ATGAGAATCTCGGAGAATTCCACGCCCGACTTACGCCATGGCATCGCTTCCGCCACCGCCGCGGCAGTCGACAGCGACCATTCTCGTGCACTCTCTAAAATAGAATCCTTGATAAACTCGCTCGAACGCCACCCCCCTACGCAGCCCCTACTCGATTCATTCTCCTCGGATCTTAAACTCGCTCTAGCACTGATCAGTCAACTAGCTCCTTTCCCCAACTCCACCAAAATTCTAGTCTGGAAACTCAGCTACCGTCTCTGGAACGTGTGTGTCGACCTTTCCAATGCTTCTGCAGCGAAGATTTCCGAGGAACATGCCAAGCTCCGTCAACTTGCCGCAGATCTGCTCTTCCTCAATTCTGACGTTGAAGGGATACCTTCTCCGGCTATCAAGGTAGCTCTGTTCTTCTACAAGACTGGTTTGATCTGGCATGATCTCAAAAAATTCGATTCAGCGGAACACTGCTATGAAAAAGCCACCGATCTTGTATCAAAAATTGAGATTCATTCGATGTCTGACTGCGATGAACAAAAACTATTGCTAGATCTCAATCTTGCCAGATCACGAGCTGCGTGGGAAATCTCAGACAGCAATTTGGCAATCACGTTACTAAATAGGTCCAAAAATGTTTTGTTTGGTATTGCAGGAAACTATAATGCCCTAGCTAATCAGTACCTGACGTTTGGAAAGATGTTACTGTCCAAAAATGAGGCTTCTACAGTAAATCAGTCATTAAAATTGATGAATGACGCCTTAGAATTATGTGAAAAGGGGTTAAGAGTAGTGAAGAGAACTGAAGAGACATTAAATTTGAAGGAATTGAGGTTGAAGACTCTGAGATTTATTGCTGCGGCTCATTTGCAAGGTGATGAATTTGAGAGCGTGTTGAAATGTGTGAAGGTTTTGAAAGAGGTTGGGAGTGATGGTGACCACCACCCGAGTTTGAGTGTGCTGGCAATGAAGGCGTGGCTGGGATTGGGGAGGTACGGGGAGGCAGAGAAGGAGCTGAGAGGAATGGTGCTGAATAAGGGGATACCTGAGGGTGTTTGGCTATCGGCAGTGGATTCTTACTTCCAGGCTGCAGGGACGGCTGGCACAGAGACAGTTAAAGGTGTGTTTCTTGGGTTATTGGAGCGATGCCATGTTAGTGCTGGTGCAGCTGTTAGGGTGATCAATAGGATAGTTGGAAAGGGAGTGACCGGTGTTGAAGGAATGAAGGTGAGAGCCAAAGTTGTTGGGGAGTTGGTAGCAGATGAGAGGGTTGTGGCACTTTTCCAAGGAGAAGGAGCAGCAAAGGAAAGGACCACAATGCACGCTCTTCTTTGGAACTG TGCCACAGATTTTTTTCGATCGAAAGATTGTCTATTCAGTGCCGATATGTTTGAAAAGGCTTTGCTGTATGTCCCTCATGGCATAGAGAACAGAATTCTTAGAGCGAAGGGATTTCGAGTTCTGTGCCTCTGCTATCTGGGACTCTTGCAGTTAGATAGAGCCGAAGAATACATTAATGAGGCGGAAAGG CTGGAACCCAATATAGCTAGTGCTTTTCTCAAG TTTAAGATCTTCTTGCAAAAAAAAGATCACAACAGCGCCATAACACTGGTGCAATCGATGCCCAACTGCCTTGATTTCAGTACAGATTTCCTCTCCCTGGTAGCCCATGAAGCCATTTCATGCCGCTCCTTTTCTGTTGCCACCGCCTCTCTGTCCCAACTCTTGAACTTTCATTTCTCAGGAAAACCGATGCAGACTAGTGAAGTTGTGGTATTCCGCACATTAGTCACAATTTTAAGTCAGGACCAGGCAAATTACTCTGATATCCTGAAACACATGAAAAGAGTTCATGCTCGTCAATCTGAGATTGGATTTGACCGTTTTTTCGGCTCGGGGGAGGTTGGAAAACGAGAAAAGAGTTGGTTTGCAGCAAATGCTTGGAATTGTGGTGTAAGGACTGGACAGGAGAAGAATTATGAGTTAAGTGCAGAATTCTTCAGGTTGGCATCAGAGTTATACGGAATTCCGGAGGATGGTAAAGCAgagagcaatgatgccatgctTTGTAAATCGATAATACTGACTGTATCCGCCATTATAGCTGATGAGAAGCATAAGAATGGGACACTTCTAGAAGCTGAAGTCAGAGAAACCATATCATTGTTAGCCAGGGCAGGAAAG ATGCTAATGTCAACCTCAGGAACCATGAGAAAAAGTGATGATTATGTCGCCGATGCAATAGAGCCCAACTTCTTCTTCTTGTACACATGGAGCGCTTTCCACTTGCACTCCAGGTTAAGTGACACAGGCAACCAACAGCTACTATTAGTTAAAAACTTTGCAACCTCCAAATCTTGTGACCCAAAACAATTACTTCAAATCGGCTACGAAGCCTCACAAGGATCACAATTCAATCCTGAAGTCTCCATGTTTGCTTTAAATGCCTGCCTTTCTTCTCTTCTCGTCTCCCCTTCCCCAGATTACCAAACTGTGGCTATTGTCCTACGGAAACTAATATGTGTTAGCACCATTTGTAAGGGAGAATCCGATGATGACTCGACATTTGAAATGTATAAGCAAGCATACAGGATTATGGTTGGATTGAAGGAGGGAGAGTATCCCATTGAGGAAGCCAAATGGCTTGCCACGACAGCATGGAATCGAGCTGCTCTCCCATTGAAGATGGGGCACGTTGATTCAGGCAAGAAATGGATGAGTCTGGGATTGGAACTAGCAACAAAATATTCAGAAATGCATGGTTATAGAGCATGCATGGAAGAGTATATAGCATCTTTTGAGACGTTTAATGGCGGGGACGATGGCGAGAGAAGTATGATGGCGTCATGA
- the LOC140842944 gene encoding uncharacterized protein, which produces MWGRTGPARGNRGPEGGNQGPLINRSVNEALHRNQTPSPPPQQPPPPPPPPPEHIEAIWEEVRRLGRRMGGRPPLQDREIPLSLEILNEDLPVNFRQPTVKDYDGSTDPEEHLGRFNNSPLLHRYSDGVKCRVFLTTLVGPAQRWFDLLPPHSITSFREFSTLFMNQYATSKRYLKTSLGLFSLKQGDADSLRDFIRRFNSAALEVPAAATETLVNAFTQGLRGGQFFNSLVKKPPQSYDELLSRAEKYVNLEDAQRQRRVDIRPGDKEKGKEKVEPTKKRPAERTEERSRGPGPFPYAPLAMSLERAMEICEERRKLERPRQAEKGPHLPPSDKFCEFHQEYGHVTNDFQKLGEEVQRIMQRDPHMKNLLARSEERYRDDRRDRGPPGINQRPQPRENRPNRDQIANDPTRGIIHMITGGATDGDSGRARKAHGRRLESPGLDLAPKDDPVIGFGPNDLKGVAAPHNDALLVTLTVANYDVARIFVDTGSSVNILFKRTLDQMKVEGFEFDHISTPLFGFTGHAVQTIGQIMLPLSIGTGPHGITKMTCFTVVDAPSSYNGILGRPALADFRAVSSTYHQKLKYPVGNEVGVVGGDQKSSRTRHTG; this is translated from the exons ATGTGGGGACGAACAGGCCCTGCACGTGGTAACCGAGGTCCCGAAGGTGGCAACCAAGGCCCT TTGATTAATAGATCTGTGAATGAGGCCCTCCATCGAAATCAAACTCCATCACCGCCGCCACAacaacctcctcctcctcctcctcctccacctgaGCATATAGAAGCCATCTGGGAGGAAGTCAGAAGGCTTGGCAGGCGGATGGGGGGCCGACCTCCCTTGCAGGATAGGGAAATCCCACTCTCCCTCGAAATACTAAATGAGGACCTCCCCGTTAATTTCCGCCAACCAACTGTTAAGGATTATGATGGAAGTACTGATCCCGAAGAGCACCTGGGAAGGTTTAATAATTCCCCTTTGCTCCACCGATACTCAGACGGTGTCAAATGCCGGGTCTTCCTTACCACCCTGGTAGGACCCGCTCAGAGGTGGTTCGATCTGCTCCCACCACATTCCATCACCAGCTTCCGAGAATTTAGCACCCTTttcatgaaccagtatgctacgagcaaaagatatttgaagaCGTCATTGGGTTTGTTCAGTTTGAAACAAGGAGATGCAGATTCACTGAGGGACTTCATTAGGCGATTCAACAGTGCGGCCTTGGAGGTCCCAGCGGCGGCAACGGAAACCTTGGTAAATGCTTTCACACAGGGGCTCCGAGGGGGACAATTTTTCAATTCCTTGGTCAAAAAACCCCCCCAAAGTTATGATGAGCTCCTGAGCCGGGCTGAGAAATATGTAAACCTCGAGGACGCACAGAGGCAAAGGCGAGTAGATATCCGACCCGGTGATAAAGAGAAAGGAAAGGAGAAGGTGGAACCAACTAAGAAGAGGCCTGCAGAAAGAACAGAGGAAAGGAGCCGAGGTCCTGGACCTTTCCCTTATGCCCCGTTGGCCATGAGTTTGGAAAGAGCCAtggaaatttgtgaagaaagaAGAAAGCTGGAGCGCCCGAGACAAGCCGAAAAGGGACCGCATTTACCTCCCTCAGATAAGTTTTGTGAGTTCCATCAAGAGTACGGTCACGTTACGAATGATTTCCAAAAGTTGGGTGAAGAGGTCCAAAGGATCATGCAAAGAGACCCTCACATGAAGAACCTCTTAGCCCGATCAGAAGAGAGGTACCGAGATGATAGAAGGGATCGGGGACCTCCTGGGATAAATCAGAGGCCACAACCCCGGGAGAACCGACCCAACCGGGACCAGATTGCTAACGATCCGACCAGAGGTATAATCCATATGATAACGGGCGGAGCCACCGACGGAGATTCCGGCAGAGCTCGTAAAGCTCATGGTCGGAGATTGGAAAGTCCGGGGTTAGACCTTGCCCCCAAAGATGACCCCGTCATTGGCTTCGGGCCGAATGATTTGAAAGGTGTCGCGGCGCCTCATAACGACGCCTTATTAGTCACTCTCACGGTCGCCAACTATGACGTCGCAAGAATCTTTGTTGACACCGGAAGCTCAGTTAatattctttttaaaagaacccTGGACCAAATGAAGGTGGAAGGTTTCGAGTTTGATCATATCTCTACGCCTTTATTTGGCTTTACAGGACATGCGGTCCAGACCATTGGACAAATCATGCTCCCCTTATCCATAGGGACGGGACCGCACGGCATCACAAAAATGACATGTTTTACTGTGGTGGATGCCCCTTCTTCTTACAACGGCATACTTGGCCGACCTGCCCtggccgatttccgagctgtAAGCTCCACCTACCATCAAAAGCTGAAATATCCTGTGGGGAATGAAGTGGGAGTCGTCGGGGGAGATCAGAAATCCTCGCGAACAAGGCATACAGGATGA